Proteins co-encoded in one Chlamydiota bacterium genomic window:
- a CDS encoding type Z 30S ribosomal protein S14, which translates to MAKTCLMVKQQRTPKFKVRYYNRCKHCGRRRAYLRRFGICRVCFRKYASQGMIPGVTKASW; encoded by the coding sequence ATGGCAAAAACATGTTTAATGGTAAAGCAGCAAAGAACACCGAAATTTAAGGTCAGGTATTATAATCGGTGTAAGCATTGCGGGAGGAGAAGGGCCTATTTGAGAAGATTTGGAATTTGTAGAGTCTGTTTTAGAAAATATGCCTCTCAAGGCATGATCCCAGGAGTTACCAAGGCGAGTTGGTGA
- the rplE gene encoding 50S ribosomal protein L5, whose translation MSRLLKRYQEAIVPELSKKLAIKNRLRIPRLLKIVVNMGVAEAIKDFALLESHVSELGLITGQKAVVTRSKKSIAGFKLREGDPVGCKVTLRGKNMYEFLNRFVSVVLPRIRDFKGLSQKSFDGRGNYSVGLTEQVVFPEIELDKIKQIQGMDLTFVTTASSDEEAKELLNALGIPFRQK comes from the coding sequence AGAGCTTTCAAAAAAATTAGCGATAAAAAATCGTCTTCGTATTCCTCGATTGTTAAAGATTGTTGTGAATATGGGTGTTGCTGAAGCGATTAAAGATTTCGCTCTTTTGGAATCCCATGTCAGTGAATTGGGGCTGATCACGGGTCAGAAGGCCGTTGTGACCCGATCAAAAAAGAGTATTGCAGGTTTTAAATTGAGGGAGGGAGATCCTGTGGGATGTAAGGTCACCCTTCGAGGAAAGAACATGTATGAATTTCTTAATCGTTTTGTGAGTGTTGTTCTTCCAAGAATTAGGGATTTTAAAGGTCTTTCTCAAAAATCATTTGATGGTCGAGGAAATTACAGTGTGGGTCTTACAGAGCAGGTTGTGTTTCCTGAAATTGAGTTAGATAAGATTAAGCAAATTCAAGGGATGGACTTAACGTTTGTAACAACGGCAAGCTCGGATGAAGAGGCGAAAGAGTTGCTCAACGCGTTAGGAATTCCTTTTAGACAAAAATAG
- the rpsH gene encoding 30S ribosomal protein S8 — translation MSMSDPISDLVTRIRNASSAKKEYVDVPASSFKEDILKVLKKEGFIQDYKKAEESGHPWLRVYLKFTQSGEKVIQGIERVSLPGRRVYADVADIPRVQGGMGVAILSTSQGVITGQKAKSLNTGGEVLCKVW, via the coding sequence ATGAGCATGTCAGATCCTATTTCAGATTTAGTAACGCGTATTCGCAATGCGAGTTCGGCGAAAAAAGAATATGTGGATGTTCCTGCTTCTTCTTTCAAAGAGGATATTCTCAAAGTTTTGAAGAAAGAAGGTTTTATTCAAGATTATAAAAAAGCGGAAGAGAGCGGCCATCCTTGGTTGAGGGTTTATCTCAAGTTTACCCAGAGTGGAGAGAAAGTCATACAAGGAATCGAGCGGGTGAGTCTCCCTGGGAGAAGAGTTTATGCGGATGTTGCGGATATTCCTAGGGTTCAGGGAGGAATGGGAGTTGCTATTTTGTCAACTTCTCAAGGGGTGATCACGGGCCAAAAAGCTAAATCTTTAAATACCGGCGGCGAAGTTCTTTGTAAGGTTTGGTAA